From Vidua macroura isolate BioBank_ID:100142 chromosome 5, ASM2450914v1, whole genome shotgun sequence, the proteins below share one genomic window:
- the HCFC2 gene encoding host cell factor 2 → MAAAAAGLSWRRVSSFTGPVPRSRHGHRAVAIRELLIIFGGGNEGIADELHVYNTVTNQWFLPAVRGDIPPGCAAHGFVCDGTRILVFGGMVEYGRYSNDLYELQASRWLWKKVKPQAPSNGSPPCPRLGHSFSLYGNKCYLFGGLANESEDSNNNVPRYLNDFYELELQHGSGVVGWSIPVTKGILPSPRESHTAIVYCRKDVGSPKMYIFGGMCGCRLNDLWELDIETMTWSRPETKGTVPLPRSLHTANVIGNKMYVFGGWVPQSAGGEISAPDGEWKCTGSFSYLNLDTTEWIGLISDCQEDKSNSLPGPRAGHCAVAVGTRLYIWSGRDGYRKAWNNQVCCKDLWYLDTERPLAPSQVQLIRATTNSFQLKWDEVPTVEGYLLQLHADSPVPPVAGIPGTGVPETAVLSSQGGCSLHQSPQSLPSIPYPEMKVDHPSQANNLIPNNVQVALSSSSKVEGKEKVAAPENKVTQETMKNHTDATGFKESNAPSVLPVCTSSAQTSANVGELHDLDKQSVNPDASVSSTVSSAQTMVTQQAVKTESSSTNGAVVKDETSLTTFNSKSEAAETAYVMPSTRVNTGQTNDSHSSRAPQRPPVKTRDRRWYDVGIFKNNSAVVSQFYLLPEETLNINSKTEGADVPDYRLLKKQDLFPGTVYRFRVAAINGCGVGPFSKISEFKTCIPGFPGAPSTVKITKSVDCIHLSWEPPASPSGNILEYSAYLAIRSTQLQENPSQLVFMRIYCGLKTSCIVTAAQLSNAHVDYTSRPAIVFRISAKNERGYGPATQVRWLQDMKTSGSK, encoded by the exons atggcggcggccgccgccgggcTGAGCTGGAGGCGGGTGTCCTCCTTCACGGGGCCGGTGCCGCGCTCCCGCCACGGGCACCGTGCGGTCGCCATCCGAGAGCTGCTCATCATCTTCGGCGGCGGCAACGAGGGCATCGCCGACGAGCTGCACGTCTACAACACGg TTACGAATCAATGGTTCCTTCCTGCTGTAAGGGGAGATATTCCTCCAGGCTGTGCAGCACATGGATTTGTTTGTGATGGTACTAGAATATTAGTTTTTGGAGGAATGGTTGAATATGGAAGATACAGCAATGATTTATATGAATTGCAG GCAAGTCGATGGCTctggaaaaaagtaaaacctCAAGCTCCTTCAAATGGATCACCACCCTGTCCTCGGCTTGGCCACAGTTTTTCTTTGTATGGTAACAAGTGCTATTTATTTGGTGGCCTGGCAAATGAAAGTGAAGATTCAAATAATAATGTTCCCAG ATATTTAAATGATTTCTATGAACTGGAGCTGCAACATGGGTCTGGTGTGGTCGGCTGGAGTATTCCTGTGACCAAAGGAATCTTGCCATCTCCCCGAGAATCTCACACAGCCATAGTGTACTGCAGAAAAGATGTGGGAAGCCCAAAGATGTATATTTTTGGAGGCATGTGTGGCTGTCGGCTTAATGATCTCTGGGAACTTGACATAG aaacCATGACCTGGTCAAGACCAGAAACCAAAGGGACAGTACCACTTCCTCGCAGTCTCCATACAGCCAATGTAATAGGAAACAA aaTGTATGTTTTTGGTGGATGGGTTCCACAGTCAGCAGGAGGTGAAATTTCTGCTCCTGATGGTGAATGGAAATGCACCGGTTCCTTTTCTTACCTTAATTTGG ATACCACAGAATGGATAGGTCTGATCTCAGATTGCCAGGAGGACAAAAGTAACTCGTTACCAGGGCCAAGAGCAGGACACTGTGCTGTAGCTGTTGGCACTCGTCTGTATATCTGGAGTGGTAGAGATGGTTACAGAAAAGCTTGGAACAATCAAGTTTGCTGCAAAGATCTTTGGTACCTTGATACTG AGAGACCTCTAGCACCATCACAGGTACAGCTGATCAGAGCTACAACCAACTCTTTTCAGTTGAAGTGGGATGAAGTACCTACAGTTGAAGGATATCTTCTTCAATTACATGCTGActcaccagtgccaccagtggcTGGAATTCCTGGTACTGGCGTTCCTGAGACAGCAGTGCTGAGTTCACAAG GTGGCTGTTCTCTCCATCAGAGTCCACAATCATTGCCTAGCATCCCTTATCCAGAAATGAAGGTGGATCATCCCAGCCAAGCAAATAATCTCATTCCTAATAAC GTCCAAGTTGCCCTTTCATCCAGCTCAAAagtagaaggaaaagaaaaggttgcAGCACCTGAAAACAAGGTTACACAGGAGACTATGAAAAACCACACAGATGCTACAGGATTCAAAGAATCAAATGCCCCTTCTGTTTTGCCTGTTTGTACTTCAA gCGCTCAGACATCAGCAAATGTAGGTGAATTACATGACTTGGACAAACAAAGTGTAAATCCTGATGCTTCTGTATCCAGTACTGTCTCCAGCGCACAAACTATGGTAACCCAGCAGGCTGTTAAAACTGAATCATCAAGTACAAATGGGGCAGTTGTTAAAGATGAAACTTCACTAACAACATTCAATTCAAAATCTGAAG ctGCTGAAACTGCTTATGTCATGCCTTCAACAAGGGTCAATACTGGACAGACAAATGATTCACACTCTTCT AGAGCTCCCCAGAGGCCGCCGGTGAAAACCAGGGACCGCCGGTGGTATGATGTGGGAATTTTTAAGAACAACAGTGCTGTGGTGAGCCAGTTCTACTTGCTGCCAGAGGAAACACTGAACATCAATAGCAAG aCGGAAGGTGCAGATGTACCAGACTACAGATTACTTAAGAAACAGGATCTGTTTCCCGGCACAGTATACAGGTTCAGAGTTGCTGCAATTAATGGCTGTGGTGTTGGGCCTTTCAGTAAAATCAGTGAATTCAAGACGTGCATTCCAGGTTTTCCTGGAGCTCCTTCAACAGTCAAAATCACCAAG aGTGTAGACTGTATTCATCTTTCTTGGGAGCCTCCTGCTTCACCCTCtggaaatattttagaatattcTGCCTACTTAGCCATCCGTTCCACGCAATTACAGGAAAATCCAAGTCAACTTGTATTTATGAGGATATACTGTGGTCTTAAAACCTCCTGCATAGTGACTGCTGCCCAGCTTTCCAATGCCCATGTGGATTACACTTCCAGGCCTGCCATAGTGTTCAGGATTTCAGCCAAGAATGAGAGAGGCTATGGCCCGGCCACACAGGTTCGGTGGCTCCAAG ATATGAAAACATCAGGCTCAAAGTAG